From the Aquitalea magnusonii genome, one window contains:
- a CDS encoding amino acid permease has protein sequence MKRDQHAATPPGEDEKLLHSMGYAQELSRRMSGFSNFAISFSIICILAGGITAFPAGLSAGGGASIGIGWPVGALFASIVAAAMAQIASSYPTAGGLYHWSSILGGKGLGWVTAWINLLGLIFVVASVNFGVYDPFFKTLIAPLLGINPEQLTWTEQTLFLAGITISQAWLNHLGIKITTRLTDMSGYLIFVIAVVLTVALLAYAPGPLDFSRLFTFSNFSGADGGTWPKTDSSLLVFLSGLLLTVYTLTGYDASAHTSEETHQAAHNVPKGILRSVLWSALFGYILICTFVLVLPSMQAGVKAGMGFFDLLLGSLPPLLKAVLGIGIFLVNYLCGLACLTSTSRMMYAFARDGGLPFSHQLKQVHPVHRTPGLAIWVSATLAIVATLYGDAFTVLSAGSAVFLYISYIIPVTAGMFAEGKTWTHKGPFSLGAASKPIALLATLGGAILAFVGMQPPNQKVLYLTVALLLVLLFFWFVLGVRKQFKGPPIGERIQKHQAHIREIESALDKTA, from the coding sequence ATGAAGCGAGATCAGCACGCCGCCACGCCGCCGGGCGAGGACGAGAAACTGTTACACAGCATGGGTTACGCTCAGGAGTTGTCCAGACGCATGAGCGGTTTTTCCAACTTTGCCATTTCCTTTTCCATCATCTGCATCCTGGCCGGCGGCATCACCGCCTTTCCCGCCGGACTGAGCGCCGGAGGCGGCGCATCCATCGGCATAGGCTGGCCGGTGGGTGCCCTGTTTGCCAGCATTGTCGCTGCGGCCATGGCGCAAATTGCCTCTTCCTACCCCACCGCCGGCGGCCTGTATCACTGGTCGTCCATCCTCGGCGGCAAGGGCTTGGGTTGGGTCACCGCCTGGATCAATCTGCTAGGGCTGATCTTCGTAGTGGCTTCGGTCAATTTCGGCGTGTATGACCCCTTTTTCAAAACCCTGATTGCCCCCCTGCTGGGCATCAATCCAGAGCAACTCACCTGGACGGAACAAACCCTGTTTCTGGCGGGCATCACCATCAGCCAGGCATGGCTCAACCATCTGGGCATCAAGATCACCACCCGTCTGACCGATATGTCCGGCTACCTGATTTTCGTCATTGCCGTGGTCCTGACCGTTGCGCTGCTGGCCTATGCCCCCGGACCGCTGGACTTCTCCCGCCTGTTCACCTTCAGCAACTTCAGCGGTGCCGATGGCGGCACCTGGCCCAAGACGGACAGCAGCCTGCTGGTTTTCCTCTCCGGTCTGCTGCTGACGGTGTACACCCTCACCGGCTATGACGCTTCGGCCCACACTTCCGAAGAAACCCATCAGGCCGCCCACAATGTACCCAAGGGCATTTTGCGCTCCGTGCTATGGTCCGCCCTGTTCGGCTACATCCTGATCTGCACCTTCGTGCTGGTACTGCCCAGCATGCAGGCTGGCGTCAAGGCCGGCATGGGCTTTTTTGACCTGCTGCTGGGCAGCCTGCCGCCGCTGCTGAAGGCCGTGCTGGGCATCGGCATTTTCCTGGTGAACTATCTGTGCGGCCTGGCCTGCCTGACATCCACCTCTCGCATGATGTATGCCTTTGCCCGTGATGGCGGCCTGCCCTTCTCCCACCAGCTTAAACAGGTACACCCGGTTCACCGCACCCCCGGCCTGGCCATCTGGGTGAGCGCCACCCTGGCTATCGTCGCCACCCTGTACGGAGATGCCTTTACCGTATTGTCCGCCGGTTCTGCGGTATTCCTGTACATTTCCTACATCATTCCGGTGACTGCAGGGATGTTTGCCGAAGGCAAGACCTGGACGCACAAAGGTCCGTTCAGCCTGGGCGCGGCATCAAAACCGATCGCCCTGCTGGCCACTCTTGGCGGTGCCATTCTGGCCTTTGTCGGCATGCAGCCGCCCAATCAGAAGGTGTTATACCTCACCGTGGCACTGCTGCTGGTGCTGCTGTTTTTCTGGTTCGTACTGGGGGTGCGCAAGCAGTTCAAGGGGCCGCCCATCGGTGAGCGCATCCAGAAACATCAGGCACACATCCGCGAGATCGAGAGTGCGCTGGACAAGACCGCCTGA
- a CDS encoding gamma-glutamyl-gamma-aminobutyrate hydrolase family protein, which translates to MKPPLIGLTTYPAGQGHGYHTPLDYVHAVVRAGGAPVLLPPVGQSAIDSWLAALDGVVLIGGGDIAPALFDGGLHPTIYNLSPERDETEIALARSLLACKLPTLAICRGLQIINTVLGGSLHLHLPDVVGEAVEHRVPPRDPTLHRVRVAANSCLAGLLGSTQISSKSWHHQAIDRAGHGVRAVAWAEDGVIEAIEIDDAPQVIAVQWHPELSAAEDSRQQALFDALIRMSSNKN; encoded by the coding sequence ATGAAGCCCCCGCTGATCGGCCTGACCACCTACCCCGCCGGCCAGGGCCATGGCTATCACACCCCGCTGGACTATGTACACGCCGTGGTGCGGGCGGGCGGGGCACCGGTATTGCTTCCCCCGGTGGGGCAATCCGCCATCGACAGCTGGCTGGCTGCCCTGGACGGGGTTGTGCTGATTGGTGGCGGCGATATTGCGCCAGCGCTGTTCGATGGTGGCTTGCACCCCACCATCTACAACCTCAGCCCGGAACGGGACGAAACCGAAATCGCACTGGCACGCTCCCTGCTTGCATGCAAGCTGCCCACGCTGGCCATCTGCCGCGGTTTGCAGATTATCAATACCGTGCTGGGTGGCAGCTTGCATCTGCATCTGCCGGATGTGGTGGGTGAAGCGGTAGAACACCGGGTGCCGCCACGCGACCCCACCCTGCACAGGGTGCGGGTGGCCGCAAACTCCTGCCTGGCCGGGCTGCTGGGCAGCACGCAAATCAGCAGCAAATCCTGGCACCACCAGGCAATCGACCGTGCAGGCCATGGCGTGCGCGCCGTCGCCTGGGCCGAGGATGGCGTGATTGAAGCCATTGAAATCGATGATGCACCGCAGGTGATTGCAGTGCAGTGGCATCCGGAGCTTTCCGCTGCCGAAGACAGCCGCCAGCAGGCGCTGTTTGATGCATTGATCCGCATGAGCAGCAACAAGAACTGA
- a CDS encoding DUF2788 domain-containing protein has protein sequence MTVCLTGLIIFMGFIIWDLGKKSQAGKMGTAVLFLVLGFGVVGFIFKNVLVEFLVLK, from the coding sequence ATGACCGTGTGTCTGACCGGTCTCATCATCTTCATGGGTTTCATCATCTGGGACCTGGGCAAGAAGTCCCAGGCAGGCAAGATGGGTACTGCCGTGCTGTTTCTGGTACTGGGTTTCGGGGTGGTCGGCTTCATCTTCAAGAACGTGCTGGTGGAGTTCCTGGTACTGAAGTAA
- a CDS encoding iron-containing alcohol dehydrogenase, with the protein MQLQGNWNYPTSIRFGAGRASELPALCRQLNMHRPLLVTDPGLCRLPLVARLLDYLASAGLPAQLFSDMRPNPVGRDVYAGIHAYKEGRHDGVIAVGGGSALDVGKAIALMVGQDRPLWDFEDVGDNWLRVNVAGVAPTIAIPTTAGTGSEVGRASLIIDEEDHRKVIIFHPSMLPRLVLADPELTTGLPPQLTAATGIDAFVHNFEAYCSPFYHPLAQGVALEGMKLVHDWLPAAYADGGNIEARTHMLAASIMGATAFQKGLGGVHALAHPIGAVFDTHHGLANAILLPYVMVRNRPAIADKLTAAARYIGLADSSFDGFLAWILQLRSALGIPHSLGQINLPIGQADTIGRMAKADPSDGGNPLALSASDYSSIYQAAVEGRLP; encoded by the coding sequence ATGCAACTGCAAGGCAACTGGAACTATCCGACCAGCATCCGCTTTGGCGCAGGCCGCGCCAGCGAATTACCCGCACTGTGCCGACAACTGAACATGCACCGCCCGCTGCTGGTTACTGATCCGGGCCTCTGTCGGCTGCCGCTGGTGGCGCGCTTGCTGGACTACCTGGCATCCGCCGGCCTGCCAGCGCAGCTATTTAGCGACATGCGCCCCAATCCGGTGGGGCGCGATGTCTACGCCGGCATCCATGCCTACAAGGAAGGCCGGCACGATGGCGTGATTGCCGTGGGGGGTGGCAGCGCGCTGGATGTGGGCAAGGCCATTGCCCTGATGGTGGGCCAGGATCGTCCGCTATGGGATTTTGAAGATGTGGGCGACAACTGGCTGCGGGTGAATGTGGCCGGCGTGGCCCCCACCATTGCCATCCCCACCACTGCCGGCACCGGCTCCGAAGTGGGCCGCGCCTCGCTGATCATTGATGAGGAAGACCACCGCAAGGTCATCATCTTCCACCCGTCCATGCTGCCACGACTGGTTCTGGCCGACCCGGAACTCACCACCGGCCTGCCGCCACAGCTAACCGCGGCCACCGGCATCGATGCCTTCGTGCACAATTTCGAAGCCTATTGTTCACCGTTTTATCACCCACTGGCACAGGGTGTGGCGCTGGAAGGCATGAAACTGGTGCATGACTGGCTGCCGGCCGCCTATGCCGATGGCGGCAATATCGAAGCCCGTACCCACATGCTGGCGGCGTCCATCATGGGCGCCACCGCCTTCCAGAAGGGACTGGGCGGCGTGCATGCGCTGGCCCATCCCATCGGTGCGGTGTTCGACACCCACCACGGCCTGGCCAATGCCATCCTGCTGCCCTATGTGATGGTGCGCAATCGTCCTGCCATTGCCGACAAACTGACCGCCGCGGCGCGCTATATCGGTCTGGCCGATAGCAGTTTTGACGGTTTCCTGGCCTGGATACTGCAATTGCGCAGCGCGCTGGGCATTCCGCACAGCCTGGGTCAGATCAACCTCCCGATCGGGCAGGCTGACACCATCGGCCGCATGGCCAAGGCCGATCCCAGCGATGGCGGCAATCCGCTCGCGCTCAGCGCCAGCGACTACAGCAGCATCTATCAGGCCGCCGTGGAAGGAAGGCTGCCATGA
- a CDS encoding NAD(P)/FAD-dependent oxidoreductase gives MLRITELKLPLDHSAAELTDAIVAYLGIKPADLKNYTVFKRSYDARRGVMSLAYIIDMEVEGEAKLLARFKGNPHVLSTPDTSYHFVAQAPATLNKRPVVVGFGPCGILAALVLAQMGFKPIVLERGKKVRERTKDTWGLWRKNVLNPESNVQFGEGGAGTFSDGKLYSQIKDPRHLGRKVLTEFVKAGAPEEILFIAKPHIGTFRLVSMVEKIRAEIESLGGEIRFQQRVTDLHIDNGHIRGLTLADGSQIEADHVILALGHSARDTFEMLHQRGVFMEAKPFSVGFRIEHPQTMIDKARWGKYAGHPILGAADYKLVHHASNGRAVYSFCMCPGGQVVAATSEEGRVVTNGMSQYSRAERNANSGMVVSINPEDYPGGPLAGIAFQRALESHAYVLGGSTYEAPAQLVGDFLAGRPSTAVGSVEPSYQPGVHWTDLSSALPDFAIAAMREALPEFGKKIRGYDMHDAVLTGVETRTSSPLRITRGEDLQSLNVKGLYPAGEGAGYAGGILSAGVDGIRVAEALALNMAAQA, from the coding sequence ATGTTACGCATTACCGAACTCAAACTGCCGCTGGATCACAGCGCAGCAGAACTCACCGACGCCATTGTGGCCTATCTGGGCATCAAACCGGCCGACCTGAAAAACTATACCGTCTTCAAGCGCAGCTACGATGCCCGTCGCGGCGTGATGAGCCTGGCCTACATCATTGATATGGAAGTGGAAGGCGAGGCCAAGCTGCTGGCCCGCTTCAAGGGCAATCCCCATGTGCTCTCCACGCCGGATACCAGCTACCATTTTGTTGCCCAGGCACCGGCCACATTGAACAAGCGTCCGGTGGTGGTGGGTTTTGGCCCCTGTGGCATTCTGGCGGCGCTGGTGCTGGCGCAGATGGGATTCAAGCCCATCGTGCTGGAGCGCGGCAAGAAAGTGCGTGAGCGTACCAAGGACACCTGGGGCCTGTGGCGCAAGAATGTGCTGAACCCGGAATCCAACGTGCAGTTTGGTGAAGGCGGAGCCGGCACCTTCTCCGACGGCAAGCTGTACAGCCAGATCAAGGACCCGCGCCATCTGGGGCGCAAGGTGCTGACCGAGTTCGTCAAGGCCGGCGCACCGGAAGAAATCCTGTTTATTGCCAAGCCGCACATCGGTACCTTCCGCCTGGTCAGCATGGTGGAAAAAATCCGCGCCGAGATTGAGTCGCTGGGCGGGGAAATCCGTTTCCAGCAGCGCGTGACTGATCTGCATATCGACAATGGTCATATTCGCGGTCTGACCCTGGCCGATGGCAGTCAGATCGAGGCCGATCACGTCATTCTGGCGCTGGGCCACAGTGCGCGTGACACCTTCGAAATGCTGCACCAGCGTGGCGTATTCATGGAAGCCAAACCCTTCTCGGTCGGCTTCCGCATCGAGCATCCGCAAACCATGATCGACAAGGCCCGCTGGGGCAAGTATGCCGGTCACCCCATTCTGGGCGCTGCCGATTACAAGCTGGTGCATCACGCCAGCAATGGCCGTGCCGTGTACAGCTTCTGTATGTGTCCGGGTGGTCAGGTGGTAGCGGCCACCTCGGAAGAAGGCCGCGTAGTGACCAATGGCATGAGCCAGTATTCCCGTGCCGAGCGCAATGCCAACTCCGGCATGGTGGTGAGCATCAACCCGGAAGACTATCCGGGCGGCCCGCTGGCCGGCATTGCTTTCCAGCGCGCGCTGGAAAGTCACGCCTATGTACTGGGTGGCAGCACCTATGAAGCCCCGGCCCAACTGGTAGGCGACTTCCTGGCCGGACGCCCCTCCACCGCCGTGGGTTCGGTGGAACCGTCCTACCAGCCCGGCGTTCACTGGACCGACCTGTCCAGCGCGCTGCCGGATTTTGCCATTGCCGCCATGCGCGAGGCACTGCCGGAGTTTGGCAAGAAAATCCGTGGCTACGACATGCACGACGCCGTGCTGACCGGGGTGGAAACCCGCACCAGCTCGCCACTGCGCATCACCCGTGGTGAAGATTTGCAAAGCCTGAACGTGAAAGGCCTGTATCCGGCTGGCGAAGGTGCCGGTTACGCTGGCGGTATTCTGTCTGCCGGGGTGGATGGTATTCGTGTGGCCGAGGCGCTGGCATTGAATATGGCAGCGCAAGCCTGA
- a CDS encoding YajQ family cyclic di-GMP-binding protein codes for MPSFDIVSEVNKVEVRNAVEQANKEVSTRYDFKGSDSRIEQTDKDITLYADAEFQLDQVNDILVNKLSKRGVDVRSLEYGKLEKVSGNKVKKVLTVKEGLETEMAKKIVKIIKDAKLKVQASIQGEAVRVSGAKRDLLQECIALLRKEIADDKENGVPLQFNNFRD; via the coding sequence ATGCCGTCTTTCGATATTGTTTCCGAAGTCAATAAAGTAGAAGTACGCAATGCTGTCGAGCAGGCCAACAAGGAAGTGTCCACCCGTTACGACTTCAAGGGCAGCGACTCCCGCATCGAGCAGACCGACAAGGACATCACCTTGTATGCGGATGCCGAATTCCAGCTGGACCAGGTCAACGACATCCTGGTCAACAAATTGTCCAAGCGCGGCGTGGATGTGCGCAGCCTGGAATACGGCAAGCTGGAAAAAGTCAGCGGCAACAAGGTCAAGAAAGTGCTGACCGTGAAGGAAGGCCTGGAAACCGAGATGGCCAAGAAAATCGTCAAGATCATCAAGGATGCCAAACTGAAAGTGCAGGCCAGCATTCAGGGCGAGGCGGTGCGCGTGTCCGGTGCCAAGCGCGACCTGCTGCAAGAGTGCATTGCCCTGCTGCGCAAGGAAATTGCCGACGACAAGGAAAACGGCGTACCGCTGCAGTTCAACAACTTCCGCGACTAA
- a CDS encoding MurR/RpiR family transcriptional regulator yields MSHQRSIAEELRSLFESLTPTERKVGRVLLANYPVAGLETIAQLAARADVSGPTVLRLISKLGYDSYTAFQTALRDELEVRLQSPLLRHDPAQLQGDHDFLVAYATKVAQLMQQTVAHLPRAEFDGVVDMLGERKHRIWLLGGRLTDPLAAYLCHHLKVVRADVVHLRGLPSSWADSLVDMGKHDVLVIFDIRRYWDGALNIAQMAAQRKVNVLLFTDQWLSPVSRVARFTLAAHTAGPSGWDSNTPLMLLVDAVIAALNTRYWGSISNRLQEVEAMRARLGEGGAQAGE; encoded by the coding sequence TTGAGTCATCAGCGGTCCATTGCGGAAGAACTCCGCAGTCTGTTTGAAAGCCTGACCCCAACCGAGCGCAAGGTGGGGCGCGTGCTGCTGGCCAATTACCCGGTGGCCGGACTGGAAACCATTGCCCAACTGGCAGCGCGTGCCGATGTCAGCGGACCAACCGTGCTGCGGCTGATCAGCAAGTTGGGCTATGACAGCTATACCGCCTTCCAGACTGCGCTGCGGGATGAGCTGGAGGTCAGGCTGCAGTCGCCCTTGCTGCGTCACGATCCGGCCCAGTTGCAGGGCGATCACGACTTTCTGGTGGCTTACGCCACTAAGGTGGCGCAGTTGATGCAGCAGACCGTGGCCCATCTGCCGCGTGCCGAATTTGATGGTGTGGTGGACATGCTGGGCGAACGCAAACACCGCATCTGGCTATTGGGCGGCCGGCTGACCGATCCGCTGGCGGCCTATTTGTGCCACCACCTGAAAGTGGTGCGTGCTGATGTGGTGCATCTGCGCGGACTGCCCTCCAGTTGGGCGGACTCGCTGGTGGACATGGGCAAGCACGATGTGCTGGTGATCTTTGACATCCGGCGCTACTGGGATGGTGCGCTCAACATTGCGCAGATGGCCGCCCAGCGCAAGGTGAACGTGCTGCTGTTTACCGATCAGTGGCTGTCGCCGGTTTCCCGGGTGGCGCGCTTCACCCTGGCCGCGCATACCGCAGGTCCTTCCGGTTGGGACAGCAATACGCCGCTGATGCTGCTGGTGGATGCGGTGATCGCCGCGCTTAATACCCGGTACTGGGGATCCATCAGCAACCGTTTGCAGGAAGTGGAGGCCATGCGTGCGCGCCTGGGCGAGGGCGGTGCGCAGGCTGGCGAGTGA
- a CDS encoding aldehyde dehydrogenase family protein, protein MRTSYSVISPVDGAVLLERPYATASHTQAVLDAAKAAQHGWQHTPLAERQALIGLAVDWLVAHKNACAEAISRQIGRPISQSPGEVRGLEERARYMLSIAEEGLADIHPAAKPGFQRFLRREALGTVLVLAPWNYPFLTAINTIVPALAAGNSVILKHSSQTPLVSELFQQAFDAAGLPPGVFQSLQLDHAATLRLVAAPQIDFVAFTGSVAGGRAVQRAASERFIGVGLELGGKDPAYVRADADLACAIENLVDGAFFNSGQSCCGIERIYVHRSHYAAFVDGFVALTKAYRFGNPLDADTNLGPMVRASAASFVRGQIADAVAAGAKALIPAGHFAADAPGTAYLAPQVLVDVHHGMSVMRDESFGPVIGIMPVDSDAEAIALMNDSTYGLTASLWTQDHQAAIRLGDELATGTVFMNRCDYLDPALAWTGVKDTGRGISLSVLGYQQLTRIKSFHLKG, encoded by the coding sequence ATGCGCACATCTTATTCCGTGATTTCTCCCGTCGATGGTGCCGTCCTGCTGGAGCGGCCCTATGCCACGGCCAGCCACACCCAGGCGGTACTGGATGCCGCCAAGGCAGCACAGCACGGCTGGCAGCATACCCCGCTGGCCGAACGCCAGGCCTTGATCGGCCTAGCCGTGGACTGGCTGGTCGCCCACAAGAATGCCTGTGCCGAAGCCATTAGCCGCCAGATCGGCCGCCCCATCAGCCAATCGCCCGGCGAAGTGCGCGGTCTGGAAGAGCGCGCCCGCTACATGCTGTCCATTGCCGAGGAGGGGCTGGCCGACATCCACCCTGCCGCCAAGCCCGGCTTTCAGCGCTTTCTGCGCCGCGAAGCGCTGGGTACGGTGTTGGTACTGGCACCATGGAATTACCCCTTCCTTACCGCCATCAACACCATCGTGCCGGCGCTGGCCGCCGGCAATAGCGTCATCCTCAAGCACTCCTCGCAAACACCGTTGGTGAGTGAGCTGTTCCAGCAGGCTTTTGATGCCGCCGGGCTGCCGCCGGGCGTATTCCAGAGCCTGCAACTGGACCATGCCGCCACCCTGCGGCTGGTGGCGGCACCGCAGATCGATTTTGTTGCCTTTACCGGCTCGGTGGCCGGTGGCCGTGCCGTACAGCGGGCGGCCAGTGAGCGCTTTATCGGTGTAGGACTGGAGCTGGGCGGCAAGGACCCGGCCTATGTGCGCGCCGATGCCGACCTGGCCTGCGCCATCGAAAACCTGGTGGACGGTGCGTTTTTCAACTCCGGGCAATCCTGCTGCGGTATCGAACGCATCTATGTTCACCGCAGCCACTACGCCGCCTTTGTTGACGGCTTTGTCGCGCTCACCAAGGCTTACCGCTTTGGCAATCCACTGGATGCCGACACCAATCTGGGCCCCATGGTGCGTGCCAGCGCCGCCAGTTTTGTGCGCGGCCAGATTGCCGACGCCGTGGCCGCCGGGGCCAAGGCCCTGATTCCTGCCGGCCACTTTGCCGCCGATGCACCCGGTACGGCCTATCTGGCCCCGCAGGTGCTGGTGGACGTGCATCACGGCATGAGCGTAATGCGCGACGAGAGCTTCGGCCCGGTCATCGGCATCATGCCGGTGGACTCGGATGCCGAGGCCATCGCCCTGATGAATGACAGCACCTACGGCCTGACTGCCTCGCTGTGGACGCAGGACCACCAGGCGGCAATCCGCTTGGGGGATGAGCTTGCCACCGGCACCGTGTTCATGAACCGTTGCGACTACCTGGACCCTGCCCTCGCCTGGACCGGGGTCAAGGACACTGGCCGGGGCATTTCGCTGTCGGTACTGGGCTATCAGCAACTCACCCGCATCAAGTCCTTCCATCTCAAGGGGTAG
- a CDS encoding glutamine synthetase family protein — MDARHVKTMADLKTLIEQRQLRQIKVGLVDIDGVMCGKYMSRDKFLSSLEGGFGFCDVVFGWDVGDKLYDNTLLTGWGRGYGDAQIRLIPESCRELPLEDNMIFVQGEVLGRLEGLCPRGVLRRVVERARAMGFEPMAGFEYEFLVTDESHEALQGKLYQQPKPLGSGAFGYSVLRNSVNTEFYRGLLDLCEQMDMPIEGFHEETGPGALEAALTVDKAMTAADNAVCFKTFSKVLAEKQGRMVCYMAKWNEEHSGQGGHIHISLKDRDGHSAFHQDGREHNISDTMRHFIGGIQKLMPQFMSLAAPTINSFRRLVPGYWAPTSALWGVDNRTVAIRAIPGSSKSQRVEYRLPGADTNPYLALASGLAAGLYGIENKIEPEEPVTANGYLMQAPPHLQLHRTLWDAAQALRASSAARDWFGDDFVDHFAATREWEEREFQRHVTDWELKRYFEII, encoded by the coding sequence ATGGATGCTCGGCATGTGAAGACAATGGCGGATTTGAAAACCCTGATCGAACAGCGTCAGTTACGGCAGATCAAGGTTGGCCTGGTAGATATCGATGGCGTGATGTGCGGCAAATACATGTCGCGCGACAAGTTCCTGTCCTCGCTGGAGGGCGGCTTTGGCTTCTGTGACGTGGTATTCGGCTGGGATGTGGGAGACAAGCTGTACGACAACACCCTGCTTACCGGTTGGGGCCGCGGCTATGGCGACGCGCAGATCAGGCTGATTCCCGAGTCCTGCCGCGAGCTGCCGCTGGAAGACAATATGATCTTCGTGCAGGGCGAGGTGCTTGGCCGGCTGGAAGGGCTGTGTCCGCGCGGCGTGCTGCGCCGGGTAGTGGAGCGCGCCCGTGCCATGGGCTTTGAGCCGATGGCTGGCTTCGAGTATGAATTCCTGGTCACCGACGAAAGCCATGAGGCGCTGCAGGGCAAGCTATACCAGCAGCCCAAGCCACTGGGCAGCGGTGCTTTTGGGTACTCGGTCTTGCGCAACTCGGTGAATACCGAGTTCTATCGCGGCCTGCTGGATTTGTGCGAACAGATGGATATGCCGATCGAAGGCTTTCACGAAGAAACCGGCCCCGGCGCACTGGAAGCCGCCCTGACGGTGGACAAAGCCATGACGGCGGCCGACAACGCCGTCTGCTTCAAAACCTTTTCCAAGGTTCTGGCGGAGAAACAGGGCCGCATGGTGTGCTACATGGCCAAATGGAACGAGGAGCACTCCGGCCAGGGAGGCCACATCCATATCTCGCTGAAAGACCGGGACGGCCACAGCGCCTTCCACCAGGACGGGCGTGAGCACAATATCAGCGACACCATGCGTCATTTCATTGGCGGCATCCAGAAACTGATGCCGCAATTCATGAGCCTGGCCGCACCCACCATCAATAGTTTCCGCCGCCTGGTACCCGGCTACTGGGCTCCCACCAGCGCCCTGTGGGGCGTGGATAACCGCACCGTGGCCATTCGTGCCATTCCGGGCAGCAGCAAATCCCAACGGGTGGAATACCGCCTGCCGGGTGCGGATACCAATCCTTATCTGGCACTCGCCAGCGGTCTGGCCGCCGGACTGTACGGCATAGAAAACAAGATTGAGCCGGAAGAACCGGTGACTGCCAACGGTTACCTGATGCAGGCACCACCGCACCTGCAACTGCACCGCACCCTGTGGGATGCCGCCCAGGCCCTGCGCGCCTCGTCTGCTGCCCGCGACTGGTTTGGTGATGATTTTGTCGATCACTTTGCCGCCACCCGCGAGTGGGAAGAACGTGAGTTCCAGCGCCATGTCACCGACTGGGAATTGAAACGCTACTTCGAGATCATCTAA
- a CDS encoding LysE family translocator, producing the protein MIVSPEQLAAFTAAAVLITLSPGPDNLMVLSLGIAKGRRQGMVFGLGCALGCITHTLLAALGVSALIAASPTAFGLLKFAGGAYLVYLGWQAIHSKGSSLHADGSQAGNTPLAAHFRKGLIANAINPKVVLFFLAFLPQFVNPAQGHSGWQTAILGLIFTAQAAILFGSLGYFAGAIGNWFKRTPKASQWLDRLAGSIFIALGLRLILLPPR; encoded by the coding sequence ATGATCGTAAGCCCTGAGCAACTGGCAGCCTTCACTGCCGCAGCAGTACTGATCACCCTCTCCCCCGGACCTGACAATCTGATGGTCCTGAGCCTGGGCATCGCCAAGGGGCGGCGGCAGGGCATGGTATTTGGCCTGGGCTGCGCGCTGGGCTGCATCACCCACACCCTGCTGGCGGCACTGGGGGTGAGCGCACTGATTGCCGCCTCGCCCACTGCCTTTGGCCTGCTGAAATTTGCCGGAGGCGCGTATCTGGTATATCTGGGCTGGCAGGCTATCCACAGCAAGGGAAGCAGCCTGCACGCCGATGGCAGTCAGGCTGGGAACACCCCGCTGGCAGCACATTTTCGCAAGGGCCTGATTGCCAATGCCATCAACCCCAAAGTCGTGCTGTTCTTTCTGGCCTTCCTGCCGCAGTTCGTCAATCCGGCCCAGGGCCACAGTGGCTGGCAAACAGCGATTCTGGGGCTGATCTTCACCGCACAAGCCGCAATCTTGTTTGGCAGCCTGGGTTATTTTGCCGGTGCCATTGGCAACTGGTTTAAGCGCACCCCCAAGGCCAGCCAGTGGCTGGATCGCCTGGCCGGTAGCATTTTCATCGCTCTTGGCCTGCGGCTGATCCTGTTGCCACCGCGCTAA